The Tepidibacter aestuarii genome contains a region encoding:
- a CDS encoding energy-coupling factor ABC transporter permease, with protein sequence MHMADALISPAVGVGMWGVTLAAATYSIKRVQDEIDEKKIPLMGVMGAFVFASQMINFTIPGTGSSGHLGGGMLLAILLGPYAGFLTMASILIIQALFFADGGLLALGCNIFNMGFYTCFIGYPFIYKRIVNKGYSNKNIFIASMISSVIGLQLGAFSVVIETLLSGKTDLPFKTFVLLMQPIHLGIGIVEGLVTAMVVGFVYKERPEIIKNVVLSKRLGNISIKNVLSRMIIVAVLIGGILSWFASSNPDGLEWSMMKTSGKEELEATNKIHKTLENIQEKSAFLPDYSFKLSEDESMQESWPAVSSGTTVSGLVGGCMTLILSTATGFVIYKFKKRKKESAA encoded by the coding sequence ATGCATATGGCTGATGCCTTGATTTCACCTGCTGTAGGTGTAGGTATGTGGGGAGTGACACTAGCAGCTGCTACTTATTCAATTAAAAGGGTTCAAGATGAAATTGACGAAAAAAAGATACCTTTAATGGGGGTTATGGGAGCTTTTGTATTTGCATCACAAATGATAAATTTCACAATTCCAGGAACTGGATCTAGTGGACATTTAGGAGGAGGAATGCTTCTTGCCATACTACTTGGACCATATGCAGGTTTTTTGACTATGGCATCTATATTAATAATACAAGCTTTATTTTTCGCAGATGGAGGATTGCTAGCATTAGGATGTAATATATTTAATATGGGATTTTATACATGTTTTATTGGGTATCCTTTTATATATAAGCGTATTGTAAATAAGGGATATTCAAATAAAAATATATTTATAGCATCTATGATATCTAGTGTGATAGGCCTTCAACTTGGTGCATTTAGTGTTGTTATTGAAACTTTACTCTCAGGTAAGACTGACCTACCGTTTAAGACATTTGTATTATTAATGCAGCCAATACATCTTGGTATAGGAATAGTAGAAGGTCTTGTAACTGCTATGGTAGTTGGATTTGTTTATAAAGAACGTCCTGAAATTATAAAAAATGTGGTTTTAAGCAAGCGATTAGGGAACATTTCTATTAAAAATGTACTCTCTAGAATGATTATTGTGGCTGTATTAATAGGTGGAATTTTATCTTGGTTCGCTTCTTCAAATCCAGATGGACTTGAATGGTCTATGATGAAAACATCTGGTAAAGAAGAATTAGAGGCTACTAATAAAATTCATAAAACGCTTGAGAATATTCAAGAAAAAAGTGCATTTTTACCTGATTACTCTTTCAAGTTAAGTGAAGATGAATCAATGCAAGAATCTTGGCCTGCTGTAAGTAGTGGAACGACTGTTTCTGGATTAGTTGGAGGCTGCATGACTTTAATTTTATCTACAGCAACTGGATTTGTTATATACAAGTTTAAGAAAAGAAAAAAAGAAAGTGCAGCTTAA
- a CDS encoding pyrimidine-nucleoside phosphorylase, with translation MRIYDIIKKKRDGLELSKEEINFFVDGYAKSEIPDYQAAALIMAIFLQKMTKQETVYLTDAMMRSGDVIDLSKIDGIKVDKHSTGGVGDKTTITLAPLVASCGAPVAKMSGRGLGHTGGTLDKLESIPGLSIEMNQDKFTDNVNSHKIAVCGQTAKIVPADKKLYALRDVTATVDNISLIASSIMSKKLASGSDAIVLDVKTGSGAFMKELDDSFDLAKEMVDIGNGMGRETIGVITDMDQPLGFAVGNALEVIEAIETLKGNGPQDFTELCLNLGSYMLMLSKVANTYEEGRKMLKDSISSGKALDKLREFIEIQGGNKDVVDNYGLLPGATNKIEVKSTKKGYVSKIEAETVGLSAMMLGAGRETKEDELDLGTGILLEKKVGDMVEEGETLAFMYVNDMKKFEAAKERLLSAYTMSDEKPVQRKLIRGVVTKDGVERF, from the coding sequence ATGAGAATATATGATATTATAAAGAAAAAAAGAGATGGACTTGAGTTATCAAAAGAAGAAATAAACTTCTTTGTAGATGGATATGCAAAATCAGAAATACCTGACTATCAAGCCGCTGCTCTTATAATGGCTATATTTTTACAAAAGATGACTAAACAAGAAACTGTTTATTTAACAGATGCAATGATGAGATCTGGTGATGTTATAGATTTATCAAAAATAGATGGAATAAAAGTCGACAAACACAGTACCGGCGGAGTTGGAGATAAAACTACTATAACTTTAGCACCTCTTGTAGCATCTTGTGGAGCACCTGTTGCAAAAATGTCTGGAAGAGGTCTTGGACATACAGGAGGAACTCTTGATAAACTTGAGTCTATACCTGGGCTTTCTATAGAAATGAATCAAGATAAATTTACAGATAATGTGAATTCTCACAAAATAGCTGTGTGTGGTCAAACTGCAAAAATAGTTCCTGCAGATAAAAAACTGTATGCGCTAAGAGATGTTACTGCTACTGTAGATAATATATCATTAATAGCTAGTAGCATAATGAGTAAGAAATTAGCTTCTGGATCTGATGCTATAGTTCTTGATGTTAAAACTGGTAGTGGTGCTTTTATGAAAGAGTTAGATGATTCATTTGATTTAGCTAAGGAAATGGTTGATATTGGAAATGGAATGGGCAGAGAGACTATAGGTGTTATTACAGATATGGATCAGCCGTTAGGTTTTGCAGTTGGTAATGCGCTTGAAGTAATAGAAGCTATTGAAACATTAAAAGGAAATGGACCACAAGATTTTACAGAACTTTGTCTTAACTTAGGTTCATATATGTTGATGCTATCTAAGGTTGCAAATACATATGAAGAAGGAAGAAAAATGCTAAAAGACTCTATATCTTCTGGAAAAGCTTTGGATAAATTAAGAGAATTTATAGAAATTCAAGGTGGAAATAAGGATGTAGTTGACAATTATGGCTTATTACCAGGAGCTACTAATAAGATAGAAGTTAAATCTACTAAAAAAGGTTATGTAAGCAAGATTGAAGCAGAAACAGTTGGTCTTAGTGCTATGATGCTTGGAGCAGGTAGAGAGACAAAAGAAGATGAATTAGATCTTGGAACTGGAATATTACTTGAGAAAAAAGTTGGTGATATGGTAGAAGAAGGAGAAACTTTGGCTTTTATGTATGTTAATGATATGAAAAAATTTGAAGCAGCTAAAGAAAGACTTTTATCAGCTTATACTATGTCAGACGAAAAGCCTGTTCAAAGAAAGCTTATTCGTGGAGTCGTTACTAAAGATGGAGTAGAAAGATTCTAA
- a CDS encoding O-methyltransferase, translating to MSNIVDEFVEEYIRNTLKESEAFLKELEDYASENLVPIVHKEVAELLKVTLKMNKPKRILEVGCAIGYSSMLFANTLNKDCEIITVERNEKMIEKASENIKKYGFKENITILEGDAEEKLKEVDGQFDMIFLDAAKGQYKLFYDLVIDKLKPGGVLISDNILYKGMVASDKYVIRRKKTIVKRMRSYLDYISNCDYLDTSLIPIGDGVALSYKKY from the coding sequence TTGAGCAATATAGTAGATGAATTTGTAGAAGAATATATAAGAAATACATTAAAAGAAAGCGAAGCTTTTTTAAAGGAATTAGAGGATTATGCAAGTGAAAACTTAGTTCCTATAGTTCATAAAGAAGTTGCAGAACTTTTAAAAGTAACCTTAAAGATGAATAAGCCTAAGAGAATACTAGAGGTTGGATGTGCAATTGGCTATTCTTCTATGTTGTTTGCGAATACTTTAAATAAAGATTGCGAAATAATAACAGTAGAGAGAAATGAAAAAATGATAGAAAAAGCATCAGAAAACATTAAAAAATATGGATTTAAAGAGAATATAACAATACTCGAGGGAGATGCTGAGGAAAAGTTAAAAGAAGTAGATGGACAGTTTGATATGATTTTTCTTGATGCAGCTAAAGGTCAATATAAATTATTTTATGATTTAGTTATAGATAAATTAAAGCCTGGAGGAGTATTAATATCTGACAATATACTTTATAAGGGGATGGTTGCTAGTGATAAGTATGTTATCAGAAGAAAAAAAACAATAGTTAAGAGAATGAGAAGCTATCTAGACTATATAAGCAATTGTGATTATTTAGATACTAGCCTAATACCAATTGGAGATGGCGTGGCTTTAAGTTATAAAAAATATTAA
- a CDS encoding phosphopentomutase, whose translation MSKRVVLIVMDSVGIGQLPDAQKFGDEGVNTLGNIIKAYDNIAIPNLTKLGIGNIDGFEQVEEIESPIGSFGKCAEVSQGKDTTTGHWEMVGLRVDKPFKTFPDGFPKDVIEEFESKIGRKVIGNKPASGTAILDELGEQHMKTGDVIVYTSADSVFQIAAHEEIVSLDELYKMCQIAREMMMGDNALARIIARPFVGEPGNFTRTSNRRDFSLDPYEDTILDNIKMAGQDVIAVGKIEDIFNGKGITEAVHTKSNMDGVDQTIEYMKKDNKGLIFTNLVDFDSKYGHRRNVEGYKNAIEELDLRIPEIIENLKDEDILILTADHGNDPTYKGTDHTREYIPVLLYGKNVKNGANIGIRTTFSDIGATVADILGAEMPSNGESFKTLILK comes from the coding sequence ATGAGTAAAAGAGTAGTGTTGATTGTAATGGATAGTGTTGGTATAGGACAGCTTCCGGATGCTCAAAAGTTTGGAGATGAAGGGGTTAACACATTAGGAAACATAATAAAGGCATATGATAATATAGCAATACCTAATCTAACTAAACTAGGTATAGGTAATATCGATGGCTTTGAACAAGTTGAAGAAATTGAATCTCCAATAGGATCATTTGGTAAATGTGCTGAGGTATCTCAAGGAAAGGATACTACAACAGGTCACTGGGAAATGGTAGGGCTTAGAGTTGATAAGCCATTTAAGACTTTTCCAGATGGATTTCCTAAAGATGTAATAGAAGAATTTGAAAGTAAAATAGGAAGAAAAGTTATAGGTAATAAGCCAGCATCGGGAACTGCAATCCTTGATGAACTTGGAGAACAACATATGAAAACAGGAGATGTAATCGTTTACACATCTGCAGACAGTGTATTCCAAATTGCAGCTCATGAAGAAATTGTATCTCTTGATGAATTATACAAGATGTGTCAAATAGCAAGAGAGATGATGATGGGAGACAATGCTCTTGCGAGAATAATAGCTAGACCATTTGTTGGAGAACCAGGAAACTTCACAAGAACTTCTAATAGAAGAGATTTTTCACTAGATCCATATGAAGATACAATACTTGATAACATAAAGATGGCAGGTCAAGATGTAATAGCAGTTGGAAAAATAGAAGATATATTTAATGGAAAAGGTATTACTGAAGCCGTTCATACAAAGAGCAATATGGATGGTGTTGATCAAACTATAGAATATATGAAAAAAGACAATAAAGGTCTTATATTTACTAATTTAGTAGATTTTGACTCAAAATACGGACATAGAAGGAATGTTGAGGGATATAAAAATGCTATAGAGGAATTAGATTTAAGAATTCCAGAAATTATAGAGAACCTTAAAGATGAAGATATATTGATATTAACTGCCGATCATGGTAACGATCCCACATATAAGGGAACCGATCACACACGTGAATATATCCCGGTTTTATTATACGGAAAGAATGTAAAAAATGGAGCAAATATAGGTATTAGAACGACATTTTCAGATATAGGAGCTACGGTTGCAGATATATTAGGAGCTGAGATGCCGAGTAATGGCGAAAGCTTTAAAACTTTAATTTTAAAATAA
- a CDS encoding purine-nucleoside phosphorylase has product MKDLITRIKESAEFIKSKTSVEPKIGLILGSGLGVLADEIEDAVKIKYEEIPNFPVSTVEGHAGQLVIGKLQGKDVVAMQGRFHFYEGYTMEAATFPVRVMKALGVETIVVTNAAGGANKTYVPGDLMIINDHINLGGNNPLMGPNNKDLGVRFPDMSTAYTPELVSLAKDAAKELNMDVKEGVYTYFTGPTYETPAEIRMVQAIGGDAVGMSTVPEVIVARHSSLKVLGISCITNMAAGILDQPLDHDEVIETTQRVKTQFISLVKNILHKM; this is encoded by the coding sequence ATGAAAGATTTAATTACTAGAATAAAAGAAAGTGCAGAATTTATAAAATCAAAGACTAGTGTTGAACCTAAGATAGGATTAATCTTAGGTTCAGGACTTGGAGTATTAGCAGATGAAATAGAAGATGCTGTTAAGATAAAGTATGAAGAGATACCTAATTTCCCAGTTTCAACAGTAGAAGGTCATGCAGGACAGCTTGTAATAGGTAAATTACAAGGGAAAGATGTTGTAGCAATGCAAGGAAGATTCCATTTTTATGAAGGATATACTATGGAAGCTGCTACATTCCCAGTAAGGGTTATGAAGGCTTTAGGAGTAGAAACAATTGTTGTAACAAATGCTGCAGGTGGAGCTAACAAAACTTATGTACCAGGAGATTTAATGATAATAAATGATCATATAAATCTTGGTGGAAATAATCCTCTTATGGGACCTAATAACAAGGATTTAGGAGTCAGATTCCCAGATATGTCAACAGCTTATACTCCAGAACTTGTATCTCTTGCTAAAGATGCAGCTAAAGAATTAAATATGGATGTTAAAGAGGGAGTTTATACATACTTTACTGGACCAACTTATGAAACTCCAGCAGAAATAAGAATGGTTCAAGCTATAGGTGGAGATGCAGTTGGAATGTCTACAGTTCCAGAAGTTATAGTTGCTAGACATTCAAGCCTTAAGGTATTAGGTATATCTTGCATAACTAATATGGCAGCTGGAATACTAGATCAACCTTTAGATCATGATGAAGTTATAGAGACTACTCAAAGAGTTAAAACACAATTCATATCTTTAGTAAAAAATATATTACACAAAATGTAG
- a CDS encoding tyrosine-type recombinase/integrase, translating to MDNIIDKYIDYIIKDKNLSQNTILSYKSDLKKYISYLKNNSADYISVSENDIFSFLIQLQKSNTSVSTISRIVSSIKSFHEFLFNTRISDNNPARKIRKPKVERPKMDILTQEEVELLLNAPNLENTKGIRDKAILELFYATGIKVSELIQLNVDDVNLNMDYINCVNKKNTRTIPISDTSKKYTQKYLDDSRIKMVKNEDEKALFVNSKGQRFTRQGLWKIIKKYTQNINLDKNVTPTMLRHSFAIHLLKKGANLSVVGKILGNNNLTSLQIYLNHIDNNIRKELKENHPRL from the coding sequence ATGGATAATATAATAGACAAGTATATAGATTACATAATAAAAGATAAGAATCTTTCTCAAAATACTATACTTTCATATAAATCGGATTTGAAAAAATATATAAGTTATTTAAAAAATAATAGTGCAGATTATATTAGTGTTAGTGAAAATGATATATTCAGCTTTTTAATACAACTTCAAAAATCTAATACATCAGTATCTACAATATCTAGAATAGTATCGTCAATAAAATCATTTCACGAATTTTTATTTAATACTAGGATATCAGATAATAATCCTGCTAGAAAAATTAGAAAACCAAAGGTAGAAAGACCGAAGATGGATATACTAACACAAGAAGAGGTAGAACTTTTACTTAACGCACCTAACTTAGAAAATACAAAAGGGATAAGAGATAAGGCTATTTTGGAACTGTTTTATGCAACTGGAATTAAGGTTTCTGAACTGATTCAGCTTAATGTAGATGATGTTAACTTAAACATGGATTATATAAACTGTGTGAATAAAAAAAATACTAGAACGATACCTATTAGTGATACATCTAAAAAATATACGCAAAAGTATTTAGATGATTCTAGAATAAAAATGGTAAAAAATGAAGATGAAAAAGCTTTATTTGTAAACTCAAAAGGACAAAGATTTACAAGACAAGGCCTTTGGAAGATAATTAAGAAGTATACTCAAAATATAAACTTGGATAAAAATGTAACTCCAACTATGTTGAGACATTCTTTTGCCATACATTTACTCAAAAAAGGAGCAAATCTAAGTGTAGTTGGAAAAATATTGGGTAATAATAATTTAACAAGTCTTCAAATATATTTAAATCATATAGATAATAATATACGAAAAGAGTTAAAAGAAAATCATCCAAGATTATAA
- a CDS encoding energy-coupling factor ABC transporter ATP-binding protein: MSDHIIKVNKLNYIYPDGNKALKEITFNIRKGESVGIIGSNGSGKSTLLMNLVGVTFPNSGEISIDDISVHKNTLKDIRRKVGMVFQNSDEQLFMTTVYDDVAFGPRNYKLSEDEVEFRVKTSLEKVGISHLINKAPYRLSGGEKRSVAIATVLAMNPDVLLMDEPTTALDPRSRRRFINLLKDFSHTKIITSHDLDMILEICNRVIVLNEGCIVADRSTLSIFKDDKLMQMCGLEKPLSMQNCYVCGSGKKVI, encoded by the coding sequence ATGAGTGATCATATTATAAAAGTAAATAAATTAAATTACATATATCCTGATGGAAATAAAGCTTTAAAAGAAATAACATTTAATATAAGAAAAGGAGAGTCTGTTGGAATTATAGGATCAAATGGTTCCGGCAAATCAACATTATTGATGAATTTGGTCGGTGTTACATTTCCCAATAGTGGTGAAATTAGTATTGATGATATTTCTGTACATAAGAATACATTAAAAGATATAAGAAGAAAGGTCGGTATGGTTTTTCAAAATTCAGATGAGCAGTTGTTTATGACTACTGTTTACGATGACGTAGCTTTTGGACCTCGTAATTATAAGCTATCTGAGGATGAAGTTGAATTTAGAGTTAAAACGTCTCTTGAAAAAGTAGGAATATCTCACTTGATAAATAAAGCTCCATATAGACTTTCAGGAGGTGAAAAACGTTCAGTCGCAATTGCAACAGTTTTAGCTATGAACCCAGATGTTTTACTGATGGATGAACCTACAACTGCACTTGATCCAAGATCTAGAAGAAGATTTATAAATCTTTTGAAAGATTTTTCACATACTAAAATAATTACTAGTCATGATCTTGATATGATTTTAGAAATATGTAATAGAGTTATTGTATTGAATGAAGGCTGCATTGTAGCAGATAGATCTACTTTAAGTATTTTTAAAGATGATAAATTAATGCAAATGTGCGGCCTTGAAAAACCATTGAGTATGCAAAATTGTTATGTATGCGGATCTGGGAAAAAAGTTATATAG
- the mltG gene encoding endolytic transglycosylase MltG gives MKKVFIMCIFTVLIIASGLVYFNIQTGPYDSSSEKQVLVDIKKGSSLDSVSEILFEKKLIKNKLFFKITAKVNNMDTGIKAGLYKINQSYSNKEILDILNSGKVYKDLVKITIPEGFEAHQIADRISDSGLVDKGKFMDLVNNPSIFSENYTFLNEEDILSLEGYLFPDTYFFDKNYSEEDIINVMLKRFDQIYTDEYKKAQNEKNLTLNQVITLASIVEREARLDKERSIIAGVFYNRININMPLQSCATVQYILGERKSNLSFNDIKIDSPYNTYKNSGLPPGPIASPGKKSIEAALYPENVDYLYFVAKKDGSHSFSKTYNEHLKRKAENESE, from the coding sequence ATGAAAAAAGTATTTATTATGTGTATTTTTACTGTACTTATTATAGCATCGGGGTTAGTCTATTTTAATATACAAACAGGTCCGTATGATTCTAGTAGCGAAAAGCAAGTTCTAGTAGATATAAAAAAAGGATCTTCGCTTGATAGTGTTAGTGAAATACTTTTTGAAAAAAAACTTATCAAGAATAAATTATTTTTCAAAATAACTGCTAAGGTAAATAATATGGATACCGGAATAAAGGCTGGACTTTATAAGATTAATCAATCGTATTCAAATAAAGAAATATTGGATATACTAAATTCAGGTAAGGTATATAAAGATTTAGTTAAGATTACTATTCCAGAAGGTTTTGAAGCGCATCAAATTGCAGATAGGATCTCAGACTCGGGACTTGTTGATAAGGGCAAGTTTATGGATCTAGTAAATAATCCTTCTATTTTTAGTGAAAATTATACATTTTTAAATGAAGAAGATATACTATCCCTTGAAGGATATTTATTTCCAGATACGTATTTCTTTGATAAGAACTATTCTGAAGAAGACATTATAAATGTAATGCTGAAAAGATTTGATCAAATATATACTGATGAATATAAAAAAGCTCAAAATGAAAAAAATCTTACACTTAATCAAGTGATAACTCTTGCATCTATTGTAGAAAGAGAAGCTAGGTTAGATAAGGAAAGAAGTATAATAGCAGGTGTATTTTATAATAGAATTAATATAAATATGCCTCTTCAATCTTGTGCGACGGTTCAATATATATTGGGAGAGAGAAAAAGTAATTTAAGCTTTAATGATATAAAAATAGACTCTCCGTATAACACATATAAAAATTCAGGGTTACCTCCTGGACCAATAGCATCACCAGGTAAGAAATCAATAGAAGCTGCACTCTATCCAGAAAATGTAGATTATTTGTATTTTGTAGCAAAGAAAGATGGAAGTCATAGCTTTTCAAAGACATATAATGAACATCTAAAAAGAAAAGCAGAAAATGAAAGTGAATAG
- the cbiQ gene encoding cobalt ECF transporter T component CbiQ, whose amino-acid sequence MKNMIGSLYNIKLLDELSEKKSTIHNIHPLAKLITTIVFILITVSYDKYDISRLMPLFSYPILVIIIAEIPIKPILKRVFITLPFVIGVGIFNPIFDSRYMIVLKWIQISGGWISFISILIKCILTVSSVFILIATTGINGIALALRIMKVPKIFVMQITLTYRYITLLIEEVYTIVSAYSIRSLYETGINFKVWGPLMGNLLIRTIDKSQRIYQAMCCRGFLGEYNIGKENIIKTKDAVYICLWINYFILVRYLNITNIVGLMITGGLI is encoded by the coding sequence ATGAAAAATATGATAGGTTCATTGTATAATATTAAGTTACTTGATGAGCTATCAGAGAAAAAGAGTACTATACATAATATACATCCTCTCGCTAAATTAATTACTACTATCGTATTCATATTAATTACTGTATCTTACGATAAGTACGATATAAGTAGATTAATGCCTTTATTTTCATACCCTATACTTGTAATTATTATAGCAGAGATTCCTATAAAACCAATTCTTAAAAGAGTATTTATAACATTACCATTTGTAATAGGAGTAGGTATTTTTAATCCTATATTCGATTCAAGATATATGATAGTACTAAAGTGGATTCAAATATCAGGGGGATGGATTTCTTTTATATCTATACTCATCAAATGCATATTGACAGTTTCATCAGTATTTATACTTATAGCTACAACTGGAATTAACGGTATAGCATTAGCTCTTAGGATAATGAAGGTTCCTAAAATATTCGTAATGCAGATTACCTTAACATATAGATATATAACATTGTTGATTGAGGAGGTCTACACTATAGTTTCAGCATATTCAATTAGATCTTTATATGAAACGGGGATTAATTTTAAAGTATGGGGACCGCTTATGGGAAACTTACTTATTAGGACTATAGATAAATCACAACGTATATATCAAGCTATGTGCTGTAGAGGATTTTTAGGAGAGTATAATATAGGAAAAGAAAATATTATAAAAACTAAAGATGCTGTTTATATATGTTTATGGATTAACTATTTTATATTAGTACGATATTTAAATATTACAAATATAGTTGGATTAATGATAACAGGAGGACTGATATGA